The following coding sequences are from one Odontesthes bonariensis isolate fOdoBon6 chromosome 10, fOdoBon6.hap1, whole genome shotgun sequence window:
- the rassf11 gene encoding ras association domain-containing protein 8, translating into MEVRVSVEGIPRVVCGVTEETTCQDVVLALAQALGQPGRYTLREKFKDFERCMTPDEHLLGTLEKYGEQAREVQLTLVHNGPSVWDEMSRAKVGRYQPCPPLRRKDAGARFRRSTGSHRQSLPPLSCLRQEAEQKPEDLKRPKRKSLTLMEEAWEWLESLGKGKVYSTACDKDSKKKTDKRNRISLDMSLTSEKDVSGRSSRGKVRGQKSLKTELDHQTSCCIGSQTRDKDVKHSKKTLEVKSELSSSSCATNEDGINVLRETIIRQLLCLQDLQVQIKHTDKQIFELEEKQRAKRAEQEAHDRMVEEDIEQIKFWENELKAEEGYENDLQCQFLEMKAKAVECKAKLEENRRKMKGLDLFGGLNTVQEESETVSKVDANAASEFSAGRTTDVNLQQSDSDRDVNVKRKFQPRERSNPPHALVPPHQIKERRPTGPTELREWWTRWSEAQNAQAKKEVIHRSELTIYLGNTKV; encoded by the exons ATGGAAGTGAGGGTATCTGTGGAAGGCATCCCACGTGTTGTCTGTGGAGTCACAGAAGAGACAACATGCCAAGACGTGGTCCTAGCTTTGGCTCAAGCCTTAg GCCAGCCTGGACGCTACACACTTAGGGAGAAATTCAAAGACTTTGAGCGTTGCATGACGCCTGATGAACATCTTCTTGGGACCCTGGAGAAGTATGGTGAGCAGGCCAGGGAGGTTCAGCTCACCCTAGTCCACAACGGGCCCTCTGTCTGGGATGAAATGAGCAGGGCAAAAGTTGGCAGATACCAGCCCTGCCCGCCACTAAGACGGAAAGATGCAGGTGCCAGATTTCGGAGGAGCACTGGCTCACATCGCCAAAGCTTGCCGCCGTTGTCATGTTTGAGACAAGAAGCTGAGCAGAAACCTGAGGACCTAAAAAGGCCTAAAAGAAAGTCTCTAACACTCATGGAGGAGGCCTGGGAATGGCTGGAAAGCCTTGGGAAAGGTAAGGTCTACAGTACTGCCTGTGATAAGGACAGCAAAAAGAAGACGGATAAGAGGAACCGAATCTCTTTAGACATGTCTCTCACTTCGGAAAAAGATGTCTCAGGTCGGAGTAGCAGAGGTAAAGTCAGAGGACAGAAAAGTTTAAAAACAGAATTGGACCATCAGACGTCCTGCTGCATAGGAAGTCAGACGAGGGATAAAGACGTCAAACACTCCAAAAAAACTCTGGAGGTAAAATCTGAACTCAGCAGTTCAAGCTGTGCTACAAACGAGGATGGCATAAATGTTCTAAGAGAAACCATCATACGTCAGCTGTTGTGTTTGCAGGACTTACAGGTccaaataaaacacacagacaaacaaatatttgagctcgaggaaaaacagagggcCAAAAGAGCTGAACAGGAAGCCCACGACAGAATGGTTGAAGAGGATATTGAGCAGATAAAATTTTGGGAAAACGAATTAAAAGCAGAGGAAGGTTATGAAAACGATTTGCAATGTCAGTTCCTGGAGATGAAAGCCAAGGCTGTGGAGTGTAAGGCTAAACTGGAGGAGAACAGACGCAAAATGAAGGGACTTGATCTTTTCGGTGGTCTGAACACTGTTCAAGAGGAATCGGAAACGGTTTCAAAAGTTGATGCGAATGCTGCCAGTGAATTTTCAGCAGGGCGGACGACAGATGTCAATCTGCAGCAATCTGATTCAGATAGGGATGTAAACGTTAAGAGGAAGTTCCAGCCCAGGGAACGCTCCAACCCTCCCCACGCTCTAGTTCCTCCCCACCAGATAAAGGAGCGCAGACCCACAGGACCCACCGAGCTAAGAGAGTGGTGGACACGCTGGTCAGAAGCCCAAAATGCTCAGGCCAAAAAGGAGGTGATCCACCGCTCTGAACTCACCATTTATCTGGGTAATACCAAGGTTTAG